TGTTTCTCTTAGTTTTTGAACCTCTTTAGCATTGGAAAAATAAAAAGCATTCTCTTTTAAAATGGCTTGATTAAATTCATTCCTATGAGCTACAATTAATGCTTTTGCAGCCATTGCCTCTAGCAACGACGGATTAGTACCACCCACGGAATGACCATGAAAATAAAGCGATGAAAAAAACCTAAGATTATCTAAATGTTCCTTGTTATAGACGCCACCTATAAATCGTATTCTAGGATTGTCTTTAAACTTTTGTTTTAAATAATTACCAAAACTATTGTTGCTATTACCCACAACAACTATCGGTCTATCATTTTTTGAAGCGGCTACTCCATCCAGAATCATTTCTAAATTATTTTCGGGTTCAAACCGAGCTATAAGTAAGTCATAAGTATATTTCTCTAAGTTATAAGGTAAGAGTAACTCCTCATTTGAATTCCAGAATGGTGCTGCTCCATACGCTATGTACGTAGACTCTTTGTTGTACTTTTCTTTAAGATATTTTTGTATTCCAATAGAATCTGCTATTAAAAAATCACTACTTTTTACAGCTCTTTTCTCGGCAAATTGTAAAAATCTTTGAATTTTTGCAGAATATTTAGTTCTCTTCCACTCCATTCCATCCATGTTGGTGATGATCATAGATTTTTTGGGTAACAGAAAAGCCCAAATGGAGTTACTAGTGTATCCTAATTGCAAAATAATATCGAATTTTCTTGTTCTAGAATCTATGATACAATTCAAGTCATAAATAAACTGCCCTGCCGTACCTATTTTGTGTTCTGGATTGTACTTATGGATGATATGCACACCTTGAAACATTTTTTCTTTAAAAACATGATCATGAGTATTGTAAACATAAACCTCATGATTTTGCTTGGCAAGATAAACTGCAAAAATCTCGGCAAATTGCTCAAAACCACCATAATTATTAGGAATTCCTCTAGTTCCGAGAATTGCAATTTTCATTTCATTATTTTTAATCAAGTTCCAAAAATAATGATTTTAAAAGTCTAAAACTCTCAAATACTGGAATTGATATCTAAAATTTAATTCTAATCTATTTAAATACGCTCATTAATAGCTATTTTTGTTTACAAATACATCACCTCAGCAGTTTATGATCAATTTTGAATACCTAGAACATAATTTAAACCCACTCCGTTTAACGTATCTAACCGCTAAACCGTTTCCACACTTAATCATTGATCAATTTTGTGATGAGGAAAAACTAATAAAAGCCTACAATAGCATTCCAGAACTTCATAATAAAAGTAGGGATTATGCTTTTGCCAATAATAAATTTGAAAAATCAAATTATAAAATACTAGGACCAGAATTACAGGAACTGTACGAAGACTTATCCTCGGAAAGGTTCAATAAAATATTATCCTATATCACATCAAAATCTATTTTTGTAGACCCAAAAAATCATGG
This portion of the Flavobacterium sp. CECT 9288 genome encodes:
- a CDS encoding DUF1972 domain-containing protein, with protein sequence MKIAILGTRGIPNNYGGFEQFAEIFAVYLAKQNHEVYVYNTHDHVFKEKMFQGVHIIHKYNPEHKIGTAGQFIYDLNCIIDSRTRKFDIILQLGYTSNSIWAFLLPKKSMIITNMDGMEWKRTKYSAKIQRFLQFAEKRAVKSSDFLIADSIGIQKYLKEKYNKESTYIAYGAAPFWNSNEELLLPYNLEKYTYDLLIARFEPENNLEMILDGVAASKNDRPIVVVGNSNNSFGNYLKQKFKDNPRIRFIGGVYNKEHLDNLRFFSSLYFHGHSVGGTNPSLLEAMAAKALIVAHRNEFNQAILKENAFYFSNAKEVQKLRETVHKSHHNQIVQDNFNTIIQEFNWNKINESYLTLFKKSLS